Within Chloracidobacterium sp., the genomic segment TCGGCGGCCAATTTAAGACACCGTCCGTTCCGATCAACGGTAGCGGTCAGACGCCAAATGTCGGCTCAAGCGTATCGATGCGCCACATCACTAGCCCCGGCAACTGGGACGCAACCCGCCACGTCATCCCACTCGGCCAAAGCGGCGATCCCGCGTCAAAGTATTTCAAAGACCAATTTGAACTGTGGCGAACCGGGGAACCGGCGATATTTCCATTCTCGAAAGCGGCGGTCGAACGATCCGCGACCGTGACCTTGGTAATGACGCCAAAATAGACAAGATCAAAAAATAATTTCCGCGCCAGCTGTCTAAAATACGGTTGTGTTTGTGTGATAAAATATTCAATCAAACACAACAGGGCGTTTTAACATCCTTTGGTAGTCGCTCTCGCAATTAATCTGACAGCGGTTGCTCCGAAATCAATTGTAATAGTAACTGGCAAACGAAAATGAGTACCGACCTAACGTTTCTCACAAACGAAGCTGACCGAAAGTTTGCGGTAAGATTGCACAATCTTTTGCCGAGGTGCGACAGCTTCGATTGCTTGGTTGGATATTTTTACCTGAGCGGTTTTCACCTTATTCAGGAATCACTCGAACCGTGTGGAAAGATCCGAATTTTGATCGGCCTTGAAACCGAACAACAGGTCCACGACGCCTTATTGCAAGCCCAACAAACGCTCAATCTTCGCTCGACCTCAGATACGACCAATCACTTTAACAACGTGATGCTTCATCAACTCGAAACTGCAGAAGAGAGTCAGGCAGTCGAGTCGGGGATCGAGAAGCTAGTCCGTTGGTGTAGCGAAGGAAAAGTTGAGATTCGTGCTTACGACAAATCCAAGATACATGCGAAGCTCTATATCTTCTCCTTTGCGCAGGAGCAATTGGACAAAGGTCGCGTGATCACTGGATCAAGTAACCTTTCGCAATCCGGGCTCCAGGATAATCTAGAGTTTAACGTCGAGCTTAAGAATCGCTCCGATTATGATTTTGCTCTTCAGAAATTCGAAGAGCTATGGAAAGACTCGGTAGAGGTTTCACAGGACTTTGTTAGTGCCGTTGAAGAAAAGTCACATCTGGCTCAATTTTCACCGCGAGAACTTTATCTTAAGCTTTTATACGAATATTTCCAAAACGAACTGACTCAGATCCGCGAACTCGACGAGCTATATTACCCTGAAGAGTTCCTTCGGCTTCAATATCAGCACGACGCGGTTTTAACAGCGAAAAGAATCCTCGAAGAGCTCAACGGCGTCTTCATTGCCGATGTTGTCGGTCTGGGTAAAACCTACATGGCCGCGATGCTCGCGCGTGAGCTCGACGGAGGTATATTGGTTATTGCGCCGCCTGCCCTGATAGACGAAAAAAATCCCGGAGCATGGGGAAATGTTTTTCGCGATTTCGGAGTCAGGCGATTCAAAACATTTTCGGTTGGACGATTGGACGAGATCCTTAAACTTGACCTTCGAAAATTCCAGTATGTTTTTATAGATGAGGCACATCGGTTCCGGAACGAATTTAATGAAACCTACGCAAAGCTTCATCGGATCTGCCGGAATAAAAAGATCGTGCTCGTTACCGCGACGCCATTTAACAACCATCCGTCCGATCTGTTGAGCCAGTTGAAGCTTTTTCAAAATTCGAGGAACAGTACAATTCCTAATCTGCCGAACCTTGATAATTTTTTCCGGCGGCTCAATTCAAATATCAGCGGACTGCATCGGGTCACAAATCGCGAGGATTATCGGCGAGCGATGCGCGAAAATGCTCACGAAGTTCGTGAGCGAGTCTTGAAACACCTGATGGTTAGGCGCACCCGGACGGAGATATCTGCTTATTATGGGGATGACCTAGCAAAACAGGGATTAAAATTTCCCGAAGTCGAAACGCCGACGCCAGTTTTTTACGGCTTGTCGCCGATAGAAGACAGAATTTTTACTCAAACAATTCGCCGCGTTAGTAAAGAAATCAAATATGCCCGCTATCGCCCACTCGTCGATATCTATTTCAAAGGGCAGTTAGACGACGATACGACCACGGCTCAAAACAACCTTGCCGCCTTCATGAAGATTCTGCTCGTGAAGCGGCTTGAGAGCAGCTTTGCGGCATTTCGAAAGACGCTCGATCGATTTATCGATGTTTATGAAAGGTATATCCAGGCGTATGAATCTGGATACGTTTATGTCAGCAAGAAAAAAACAAACCTAATCTTCGAGCTGATCGACGCAGGAGATTTTGACGCGATCGAGAAACTGATCGCGGACGATGCGGCAACCCGTTACGAAGCCGAAGATTTCGAACCGGCTTTTCTCAGCGATCTGCAAGACGATCTCGCGGTGCTAAAAGAGATTCACAAAGACTGGCAGCAAATAGACCGCGACCCCAAGTGGGATGAATTTAAGGCGTTATTACAATCGGACCCGATCCTGAAAGAATCGAAGATACTACTTTTCACCGAGGCAAAAGACACGGCAGAATATCTTAGCGACCTGATCGAATCGAAACTGAATGAAAAGGTGATCTGTTATTCCGGCAGCTCTAAAAAAAGTACCCGCGAAGAAGTGATTCAAAACTTCGACGCGCGAGTTCGCAAGCCAAAAGATACTTATCGCATTCTCATCACAACCGATGCTCTTGCCGAAGGCGTTTCTCTTCATCGGTCAAATGTAGTTCTCAATTACGATATCCCATGGAACCCGACGCGGATGATGCAGCGTGTCGGGCGGGTCAATCGTGTCGATACCAAGTTTGAAAAGGTTTACACATATAATTTCTTCCCATCGACACAAGGCGAAGATGCTATTGGCCTCCAAGCTGCCGCCGAAGCGAAGATCGAGGCGTTTATCGAGATGCTAGGCAGCGATGCCGCACTTCTAACAGAAAATGAAGAGATCAAATCATTTAATCTCTTCGAACGTCTGACTTCCAAAGCAACGATCACGGGCGAGGACGAAGAGGAAACCGAGAGCGAACTTAAATACCTAACGCAAATTCGTCAGATTCAGGAAAACGATAAGGCACTCTTCGCTCATATCAAGGCTTTGCCTAAGAAAGCGCGTTCGGCGCAAAAAATCGAGGGATACAAAGACGCATTACTCACCTATTTCCGGATCGGTAAACTCGATAAGTTTTACCTTTCGTCTCGCGATAAGTCTCACTCCGCTGAGCTCAACTTTCTACAGACCGCAAAACTTCTCGAAAGCGAAAGCGATGAAAAGTGTCGTGTCGGTTCCGCCTTCTATGATCTGTTGCGCAAGAATCAAGTTGCTCTGGCGGACGCATTGAGAACGGACGAAGAGACAAAATATTCACCGGCTGCGAGCAGCGATGTTTATACAAAGCTCCGTCGCCGTCTCTTAGCGTTTAAGCCAGATCAGCGACAAGATTTTACTGATGCCGACGATGGATTGTGGCAGGATGCTCTTCTTGCGCTCGAACATGGTTCCATTGCCAAAAAAACAGTAAATCGCGTTTGGAAACTGGTCGAAAAGTCAGACGAGGCTAAGGTTGTGTTAGATATCCTTTGGAAAAGTTTTGACCGCGACACTTTGGCGGTTGATGCCGAAACCGAAGCCCGACTTCCCGCAAAACCGCGAGAGGTTATTTTGTCGGAGTATTTTCTTTAACCATTCCCGTCTGGACCTATGAATGAAGAACAAGCCCGTAGCCTTATAAAAGATGTCTTTCAAAGCAGGTTTGCGAAACCCGCTTTTGAGGAATTTCTAAGTGAGTTCTTGCCTAGCTTCGATCTAACGAAGGCCTTTGGCCCACTCAGCGGGAATGTAATTCGCGCCGCCTTTCGGGATCGAATAGCTAGTTATGAAAGGGTTGGTCAATATGCCGACCCGGATCAAAGGAAGATCGATGTTCTAATTATCAATCTCAATCGAGAGACAACACTACAGCACGGAAGAACTGGCCTTAGAAATTTTGCTGCGGACTATCTGCAGAGTGACCGAGGTCTTGGGAAGACAGCTGTCCTTCTCGCGTACGTCCCTAGCGACGGCGGCGACTGGCGGTTTTCCTTTGTAACCCTGGAAACAAGTCTAGCGGAGAACGAGAAAGGAAGATTCAAGGAGGTAGTCGATAAGATCACGCCAGCCCGCCGGAAGTCCTTTTTGGTAGGGGAATCCGAAAAGTCCCATACTGCACAATCTAGGTTTGTTAAATGGATAGGCAGCCGAAACGCTCCCACAGTTCAGGAGATCGAAGACTGCTTTGATGTCGAGGCCGTAACAAAGGAGTTTTTCAACAAATATAAAGTCCTTTTTGAACGAACGAGAGCTGCGATTCTCGATGTGTGTGAAAAAAACTCGCGGGTAAAGCAGGAGTTTCTTGATATTGGACTTTCCAAAAAAGCTGTCGATGGTTCCGACAATGAGACCCTTGTTCCTAATGCAGACGATTTTGCTAAAAAGCTACTTGGTCAGGTCGTTTTCCTTTACTTCCTCCAGAGGAAAGGTTGGTTCGGCGTACAGACGGAATGGGGCGATGGTGATAAGAAATTTTTGCGACATCTTTTCGAGAACAGGGAAGATTATTTAACCGGCG encodes:
- a CDS encoding helicase, which translates into the protein MSTDLTFLTNEADRKFAVRLHNLLPRCDSFDCLVGYFYLSGFHLIQESLEPCGKIRILIGLETEQQVHDALLQAQQTLNLRSTSDTTNHFNNVMLHQLETAEESQAVESGIEKLVRWCSEGKVEIRAYDKSKIHAKLYIFSFAQEQLDKGRVITGSSNLSQSGLQDNLEFNVELKNRSDYDFALQKFEELWKDSVEVSQDFVSAVEEKSHLAQFSPRELYLKLLYEYFQNELTQIRELDELYYPEEFLRLQYQHDAVLTAKRILEELNGVFIADVVGLGKTYMAAMLARELDGGILVIAPPALIDEKNPGAWGNVFRDFGVRRFKTFSVGRLDEILKLDLRKFQYVFIDEAHRFRNEFNETYAKLHRICRNKKIVLVTATPFNNHPSDLLSQLKLFQNSRNSTIPNLPNLDNFFRRLNSNISGLHRVTNREDYRRAMRENAHEVRERVLKHLMVRRTRTEISAYYGDDLAKQGLKFPEVETPTPVFYGLSPIEDRIFTQTIRRVSKEIKYARYRPLVDIYFKGQLDDDTTTAQNNLAAFMKILLVKRLESSFAAFRKTLDRFIDVYERYIQAYESGYVYVSKKKTNLIFELIDAGDFDAIEKLIADDAATRYEAEDFEPAFLSDLQDDLAVLKEIHKDWQQIDRDPKWDEFKALLQSDPILKESKILLFTEAKDTAEYLSDLIESKLNEKVICYSGSSKKSTREEVIQNFDARVRKPKDTYRILITTDALAEGVSLHRSNVVLNYDIPWNPTRMMQRVGRVNRVDTKFEKVYTYNFFPSTQGEDAIGLQAAAEAKIEAFIEMLGSDAALLTENEEIKSFNLFERLTSKATITGEDEEETESELKYLTQIRQIQENDKALFAHIKALPKKARSAQKIEGYKDALLTYFRIGKLDKFYLSSRDKSHSAELNFLQTAKLLESESDEKCRVGSAFYDLLRKNQVALADALRTDEETKYSPAASSDVYTKLRRRLLAFKPDQRQDFTDADDGLWQDALLALEHGSIAKKTVNRVWKLVEKSDEAKVVLDILWKSFDRDTLAVDAETEARLPAKPREVILSEYFL